The following proteins come from a genomic window of Salminus brasiliensis chromosome 15, fSalBra1.hap2, whole genome shotgun sequence:
- the btbd3a gene encoding BTB/POZ domain-containing protein 3a yields MAAELYPAKKLPSVSATASAVQQYQQQNISNNNTIQGCNWQGLYPTIRERNSVMFNNELMADVHFVVGPPGGTQRVPGHKYVLAVGSSVFHAMFYGELAEGEDEIRIPDVEPPSFLAMLKYIYCDEIDLCADTVLATLYAAKKYIVPHLARACVTFLETSLSARNACVLLSQSCLFEEPDLTQRCWEVIDAQAELALRSEGFCDIDAQTLESILRRETLNAKETVVLEAALNWAEAECHRQELQPTMENKRLVLGKAIYLIRIPAMSLDDFANGVAQSGVLTLNETNDVFLWFTAARKPELPFVCKPRKGLTPQKCHRFQSCAYRSNQWRYRGRCDSIQFAVDKRVFIAGFGLYGSSCGSAEYQAKIELKRQGVTLGVAVIKYFSDGSSSTFPVFFEYPVQVEPDTFYTASVVLDGNELSYFGQEGMTEVQCGKVTFQFQCSSDSTNGTGVQGGQIPELIFYA; encoded by the exons ATGGCTGCGGAGCtttatcctgccaagaaactgccctctgtgtccgccaccGCCAGCGCCGTGCAGCAGTACCAgcagcagaacatcagcaacaacaacaccatCCAGGGCTGCAACTGGCAAGGCCTATATCCCACCATTAGAGAGAG AAACTCAGTCATGTTCAACAATGAGCTGATGGCGGACGTGCACTTCGTAGTCGGCCCTCCGGGGGGAACGCAGAGAGTGCCAGGCCACAAG TATGTCCTGGCTGTGGGGAGCTCGGTTTTCCATGCTATGTTTTACGGAGAACTGGCGGAAGGTGAGGATGAGATCCGTATCCCTGACGTTGAGCCGCCCTCGTTCCTCGCCATGCTCAA GTATATCTACTGTGACGAGATCGACCTGTGTGCCGACACTGTGCTGGCCACTCTCTACGCTGCTAAGAAGTACATCGTGCCTCATTTGGCGCGGGCCTGCGTGACGTTCTTGGAGACGAGCCTGAGTGCGCGGAACGCCTGCGTGCTGCTGTCTCAGAGCTGCCTGTTCGAGGAGCCGGACCTGACGCAGCGCTGCTGGGAGGTGATCGACGCTCAGGCAGAGCTGGCGCTGCGCTCCGAGGGATTCTGTGACATCGACGCTCAGACGCTGGAGAGCATCCTGCGCCGAGAGACGCTCAACGCCAAGGAGACGGTGGTGCTGGAGGCGGCGCTGAACTGGGCGGAGGCTGAGTGCCACCGGCAG GAGCTTCAGCCCACAATGGAGAACAAGCGGCTGGTCCTGGGCAAGGCCATCTACTTGATCCGGATCCCGGCCATGTCGCTTGACGACTTCGCTAATGGCGTGGCGCAGTCCGGTGTGCTGACGCTGAACGAGACCAACGACGTCTTCCTGTGGTTCACAGCAGCGAGAAAGCCCGAGCTTCCCTTCGTGTGCAAGCCTCGGAAAGGCCTGACGCCGCAGAAGTGCCACCGCTTCCAGTCGTGCGCCTACCGCAGCAACCAGTGGCGCTACCGCGGGCGCTGTGACAGCATCCAGTTCGCCGTGGACAAGCGGGTTTTCATCGCCGGCTTCGGGCTGTACGGCTCCAGCTGCGGCTCGGCCGAGTACCAGGCCAAGATTGAGCTGAAGAGGCAGGGGGTTACCCTGGGCGTGGCTGTAATCAAGTACTTTTCAGATGGTTCCAGCAGCACGTTCCCTGTGTTCTTCGAGTACCCCGTGCAGGTAGAGCCGGACACGTTCTACACGGCCAGCGTCGTGCTAGATGGGAACGAGCTGAGCTACTTTGGCCAGGAAGGAATGACCGAGGTGCAGTGCGGAAAGGTCACTTTCCAGTTCCAGTGCTCGTCGGACAGTACCAACGGCACGGGGGTGCAGGGGGGCCAGATACCCGAACTCATCTTTTATGCCTGA